One genomic region from Ornithinimicrobium flavum encodes:
- a CDS encoding YkvA family protein — protein sequence MTTAGMPFGGDEGDFGRVKGLLGRMGHEFLVLLRLAKAVKNGHYGLATPQLAALLGALGYVVSPVDAIPDILVGVGFTDDAAVVTATIGILGMEIANFRSWENEHHSGKYRG from the coding sequence ATGACCACTGCCGGCATGCCATTCGGGGGCGACGAGGGCGACTTCGGGAGGGTGAAGGGACTCCTCGGCCGGATGGGCCACGAGTTCCTGGTGCTCCTGCGCTTGGCGAAGGCCGTCAAGAACGGGCACTACGGTCTCGCCACGCCCCAGCTCGCCGCTCTCCTCGGTGCGCTTGGGTACGTGGTGTCGCCCGTCGACGCCATCCCAGACATTCTGGTGGGAGTCGGCTTCACAGACGACGCGGCCGTTGTGACCGCCACGATCGGTATCTTGGGCATGGAAATCGCCAACTTCCGCAGTTGGGAGAACGAGCACCACTCCGGCAAGTACCGCGGCTGA
- a CDS encoding ISL3 family transposase — translation MSDATFTRPDLTTFAGLDDLGLVVTGQLLKPDRAVLACRVLEPDDWCKRCGCHGVPRDTVTRQLAHEPFGWRPTTLLLTIRRYRCTECSHVWRQDTTAAAEPRAKISRAGLRWGLVAIVVGHLSMSRVAEGLAVSWNTANDAVLAEGQRLLIADPTRLDGVRVLGVDEHVWRHTRRGDKYVTVIIDLTPVRDGTGPSRLLDVVEGRSKAAFKDWLAQRDQAWRDGIEAVAMDGFAGFKTATTEELPEAVTVMDPFHVIRLAGDALDECRRRVQQELHGHRGRKGDPLYSARRTLHTGADLLTDRQHERLDRLFAGDEHVQVEVTWGIYQRMIHAYRDPDRAGGRTEMRSVIDALTEGVPGPLVELRKLGRTLARRASDVLAYFDRPRTSNGPTEAVNGRLEHLRGLALGFRNITHYIARALLEAGGFRPQLHPGL, via the coding sequence ATGTCCGACGCTACCTTCACGCGCCCCGACCTGACTACCTTCGCCGGCCTGGACGACCTGGGTCTGGTGGTCACCGGCCAGCTGCTCAAGCCTGACCGTGCGGTGCTGGCCTGCCGGGTCCTCGAGCCGGACGACTGGTGCAAGCGGTGCGGCTGCCATGGCGTTCCGCGGGACACCGTGACCCGACAGCTGGCGCACGAGCCGTTCGGGTGGCGTCCCACCACACTGTTGCTCACCATCCGACGCTACCGGTGCACCGAGTGCAGCCACGTGTGGCGTCAGGACACCACGGCCGCGGCCGAGCCACGGGCGAAGATCTCCCGCGCCGGGCTGCGGTGGGGCCTGGTCGCGATCGTGGTCGGCCACCTGTCGATGTCCCGGGTCGCCGAGGGCCTGGCGGTGTCGTGGAACACCGCCAACGACGCGGTCCTGGCCGAAGGACAGCGGCTGCTCATCGCCGACCCGACCCGGCTGGATGGCGTCCGTGTCTTAGGCGTGGATGAGCACGTCTGGCGGCACACTCGGCGTGGTGACAAGTACGTCACCGTGATCATCGACCTCACCCCGGTCCGCGACGGCACCGGCCCCTCCCGCCTGCTGGACGTCGTCGAGGGGAGGTCCAAGGCAGCGTTCAAGGACTGGCTCGCGCAGCGGGACCAGGCCTGGCGCGACGGGATCGAGGCCGTGGCCATGGATGGGTTCGCCGGCTTCAAAACCGCCACCACCGAGGAGCTGCCCGAGGCTGTGACGGTCATGGATCCATTTCACGTCATCCGGTTGGCCGGTGACGCCCTCGATGAGTGCCGCCGTCGCGTGCAGCAGGAGCTGCACGGGCACCGCGGCCGCAAGGGCGACCCCCTCTACTCCGCCCGTCGGACTCTGCACACCGGCGCCGACCTGCTCACCGACCGTCAGCACGAGCGTCTCGACAGGCTCTTCGCCGGCGATGAGCACGTGCAGGTCGAGGTGACCTGGGGCATCTACCAGCGGATGATCCACGCCTACCGCGACCCCGACCGCGCCGGCGGCCGGACCGAGATGAGGTCCGTGATCGACGCCCTGACCGAGGGCGTCCCGGGGCCGCTGGTCGAGCTGCGCAAGCTCGGCCGCACCCTGGCCCGACGAGCCAGCGACGTTCTGGCCTACTTCGACCGGCCCCGCACCAGCAACGGCCCTACCGAAGCCGTAAATGGACGGCTCGAGCACCTGCGCGGACTGGCCCTCGGGTTCCGCAACATCACCCACTACATCGCCAGAGCTCTCCTGGAAGCCGGCGGCTTCAGACCCCAACTACACCCTGGATTGTGA
- a CDS encoding ADP-ribosylglycohydrolase family protein, with the protein MSEDTMDLQSAARLAKLIELSRGILHGIALGDGADHLMSQAAVRPAGVATQLALATVEGMIRTMERAGRRLDHDWGHESLAALRRWAVGQGIPGVAPERGSSQSLLSHVPGYAVRRGSAPATVRVLRHGPEVLAVGPRSLGPHALVRTLPFATLVAQQGPDCVWPAVEAARATHSHELIGPLVAAGARLGAAALRNPGGLDTAWLEEVERLEAEGAGVVAARLGAAVLAATTDPHNPDRVAELAPDRTALSVLAAAVYTVLSHPAPEEFPLAMALASFAPDRTATSAVTGGLLGALNGSTPLLALGAPRGELAWACDALGTDLAMTVMLTPLGREPDGTAWLAGWLERYAVRS; encoded by the coding sequence ATGAGCGAGGACACCATGGATCTCCAGTCCGCCGCCCGGTTGGCCAAGCTGATCGAGCTCTCCCGCGGGATCCTGCACGGAATCGCCCTCGGGGACGGCGCCGACCACCTGATGAGCCAGGCCGCGGTGCGCCCGGCCGGCGTCGCGACACAGTTGGCCCTCGCGACGGTCGAGGGCATGATCCGCACGATGGAGCGGGCCGGTCGCCGGCTCGACCACGACTGGGGCCACGAGAGCCTGGCCGCGCTGAGGCGGTGGGCGGTCGGGCAGGGGATCCCCGGGGTCGCCCCCGAGCGCGGCTCCAGTCAGAGCCTGCTGTCGCACGTGCCCGGGTATGCCGTGCGCCGGGGCAGCGCGCCCGCCACCGTCCGCGTGCTGCGGCACGGCCCGGAGGTGCTGGCCGTCGGCCCGAGAAGCCTGGGGCCGCATGCCCTGGTGCGGACCCTGCCCTTCGCCACGCTCGTGGCGCAGCAGGGGCCGGACTGCGTGTGGCCGGCGGTCGAGGCCGCCCGCGCCACCCACTCCCACGAGCTCATCGGCCCGCTCGTCGCGGCCGGCGCCCGCCTGGGCGCGGCGGCCCTGAGGAACCCGGGAGGTCTGGACACCGCGTGGCTGGAGGAGGTCGAACGGTTGGAGGCCGAGGGCGCAGGCGTCGTCGCCGCCCGCCTCGGTGCGGCGGTGCTGGCCGCCACGACCGACCCGCACAACCCCGACCGGGTGGCCGAGCTCGCACCCGACCGGACGGCGCTGTCCGTGCTGGCCGCCGCGGTCTACACCGTGCTCTCCCACCCCGCGCCGGAGGAGTTCCCCCTCGCCATGGCGCTGGCGTCCTTCGCGCCGGACAGGACCGCGACCTCCGCCGTGACCGGTGGCCTGCTCGGCGCCCTCAACGGCAGCACGCCCCTGCTCGCCCTCGGCGCCCCCCGCGGCGAGCTCGCCTGGGCGTGCGACGCCCTTGGCACCGACCTGGCGATGACGGTCATGCTGACGCCGCTCGGGCGGGAGCCGGACGGGACGGCGTGGTTGGCGGGGTGGCTGGAGAGGTATGCCGTGCGGTCGTAG
- a CDS encoding MGMT family protein, which yields MSSLDPEDIFAAVRAIPAGTVITYGDLAQRVGLTPNHARAVGNVLGNRPDKNAWMTTPAEDHDIPWWRVVKADGTMLADQDDNSRRWVEWARAVLVSEGVAFTHDGRVASLATTRRHPGGSGTRRSQSKPYREPAPCWRHETIQHSCRDCAASR from the coding sequence ATGAGCAGCCTCGACCCCGAAGACATCTTTGCGGCAGTGCGCGCCATCCCGGCCGGCACGGTGATCACGTACGGCGACCTTGCCCAGCGTGTGGGCCTCACTCCTAATCACGCCCGCGCGGTCGGCAACGTGCTCGGGAACCGGCCCGACAAGAACGCCTGGATGACCACCCCTGCCGAGGACCATGACATTCCTTGGTGGCGAGTCGTGAAGGCTGACGGCACGATGCTGGCCGATCAGGACGACAACAGCCGCCGGTGGGTTGAGTGGGCCAGGGCCGTGCTGGTCAGCGAGGGCGTGGCCTTCACCCACGATGGGCGGGTGGCCAGCCTCGCCACGACTCGCCGCCACCCGGGGGGCAGTGGTACGCGCAGGTCACAGTCGAAGCCGTACCGCGAGCCAGCGCCGTGCTGGAGGCACGAGACCATTCAGCACTCCTGCCGAGATTGCGCGGCGAGCCGCTAG
- a CDS encoding DUF3427 domain-containing protein, which yields MELGVYEKLITAQLRATLQSLETEHEAAVVPDAEAATVLSRHVGEVLSRRLSGIRTDEQRLALVNKILQQVEHESDEVLPPTSQLVAVVNAQGPGTPSSIRTRPATPLSDAALLTNARGEPNLGAEVKAEMASADEVDLLLAFVKWHGLRLLTPELKSLRDRGVPLRVITTTYMGATERKALDRLVAEFGAEVRIQYDAQRTRLHAKAWMFRRKTGYDTAYVGSSNLSRAALLDGVEWNVRLSRVATPALLEKFKATFDTYWNDRTYELYDPERDGDRLDDALAEGAGRKQHSGVTVTLSGLEVRPFPYQQEMLEALDAERNVHDRHRNLVVAATGTGKTVVAALDYRGLCEAAGERPSLLFIAHRREILEQSLRTYREVLADGDFGELYVGGSRPERWRHVFASVQSLTAYGVSNLPRDAYDVVVIDEFHHAQAATYRRILNHLQPRELLGLTATPERTDGLDVRAFFEGRTAVELRLWDALGADLLCPFHYFAVADNTDLRNVSWTRGRYDEHELENVYTGNNARAQIVVQQLRDKVLDVGAMRGLGFCVGVEHARFMAESFNRAGIPAKAVSGDTAPAEREQALRDLRSRKVNILFAADLYNEGLDLPDVDTVLFLRPTESATVFLQQLGRGLRRTQDKAVLTVLDFVGYHRREFRFEPKLRALTGSTRRGLVHDIEKGFPFLPAGCQIVMDRQSQAIVLENIRTQLSNRWSQIVAELRSYGDHELGSFLEESGVELSDILRRGAHSWTKLRRDAGMPNRGGSPLEDKLLKRIRAFAHVDDKDRAESYRRLLSDDAPPFHELSPAEQRMARMLFFSVWPDGGGHASYAAGMDALRAEEATRDELRSVVDLSFDAARHRTPALAGALSGIPLRVHARYQREEVLAALGYASLERKPNSFREGVLYAADANVDAFFVTLKKSEADYSPTTMYRDYPISPTLFHWESQSTTSVDSKTGRRYIEGASNVLIFAREEQKDEFGTSPYLFLGPAHYRSHTGDRPIAITWELEHPLPADFFAAATVVAG from the coding sequence ATGGAACTGGGGGTCTACGAGAAGCTGATCACGGCCCAACTGCGTGCCACGCTGCAGTCTTTGGAGACTGAGCATGAGGCGGCGGTCGTGCCCGACGCTGAGGCCGCAACAGTCCTCAGCCGGCACGTTGGGGAGGTCCTCTCGCGCCGGCTCAGCGGGATCAGGACTGATGAGCAACGGTTGGCCCTGGTGAACAAAATCCTGCAGCAGGTGGAGCACGAAAGCGACGAGGTGCTACCGCCGACCTCGCAACTTGTGGCGGTTGTCAACGCGCAGGGGCCGGGGACGCCTAGCTCGATCAGGACACGTCCGGCGACGCCTCTCAGCGATGCGGCGCTACTGACCAATGCCAGAGGGGAACCCAACCTCGGGGCCGAGGTGAAGGCAGAGATGGCCTCGGCCGACGAGGTGGACCTCTTGCTGGCCTTCGTCAAGTGGCATGGCCTCCGACTGCTCACGCCAGAACTGAAGAGCCTGCGGGACCGCGGGGTTCCACTCCGCGTCATCACGACGACGTACATGGGGGCCACCGAACGCAAGGCGCTCGACCGCCTGGTGGCCGAGTTCGGCGCGGAGGTCAGGATTCAGTACGACGCTCAGCGCACGCGGCTTCACGCGAAGGCGTGGATGTTCCGTCGGAAGACGGGTTATGACACGGCATACGTCGGCTCGTCCAACCTGTCACGTGCGGCCCTGCTTGATGGCGTGGAGTGGAACGTCCGTCTGTCGAGAGTCGCAACCCCCGCCCTCCTCGAGAAGTTCAAGGCGACGTTCGACACCTACTGGAATGACCGCACGTACGAGCTGTACGACCCCGAACGTGACGGGGACCGTCTCGACGACGCGCTCGCCGAGGGCGCAGGTCGTAAGCAGCACTCCGGTGTCACGGTGACGCTGTCGGGACTAGAGGTCCGTCCGTTTCCCTACCAGCAGGAGATGCTCGAAGCCCTCGACGCCGAACGCAACGTTCACGACCGACACCGCAACCTTGTTGTGGCTGCAACTGGGACAGGGAAGACGGTCGTCGCCGCCCTGGACTACCGCGGTCTCTGCGAGGCGGCCGGAGAGAGGCCCTCGCTGCTGTTCATCGCGCATCGACGCGAGATCCTCGAGCAGTCCCTGCGCACCTATCGTGAGGTCCTCGCAGATGGAGACTTCGGGGAGTTGTACGTCGGTGGATCGCGCCCAGAACGCTGGCGCCACGTCTTCGCCAGCGTGCAGTCGCTGACTGCATACGGGGTCTCCAACCTCCCCCGCGATGCTTACGACGTCGTCGTCATCGACGAGTTCCACCACGCCCAGGCAGCGACCTACCGACGGATCTTGAACCACCTTCAGCCGCGAGAGCTCCTTGGCCTGACAGCCACGCCCGAGCGGACCGACGGGCTCGACGTCCGAGCCTTCTTTGAAGGTCGTACGGCCGTGGAGCTACGGCTGTGGGATGCCCTGGGCGCCGACCTCCTCTGTCCCTTCCACTACTTCGCCGTCGCGGACAACACGGATCTGCGCAACGTGTCGTGGACGCGGGGGCGCTATGACGAGCACGAGCTCGAAAACGTCTACACCGGCAACAACGCTCGCGCTCAGATTGTCGTGCAGCAGCTACGCGACAAGGTCCTTGACGTGGGTGCGATGCGCGGCCTGGGGTTCTGCGTCGGCGTGGAGCACGCCCGCTTCATGGCAGAGTCCTTCAACCGGGCGGGAATCCCCGCCAAGGCCGTGAGCGGCGACACCGCGCCAGCTGAGCGAGAGCAAGCGCTGCGAGACCTGCGGAGCAGGAAAGTCAACATCCTATTCGCGGCTGACCTCTACAACGAGGGGCTCGATCTGCCCGACGTCGACACCGTCCTTTTCCTTCGGCCCACCGAGAGCGCGACGGTCTTCCTGCAGCAACTGGGCCGCGGTCTGCGCCGGACTCAGGACAAGGCAGTGCTCACCGTCCTGGACTTCGTCGGATACCACCGCAGGGAGTTCAGGTTCGAGCCAAAGCTGCGAGCGCTCACCGGAAGCACCCGACGCGGACTCGTCCACGACATCGAGAAGGGCTTCCCCTTCCTGCCAGCCGGGTGCCAGATCGTCATGGATAGGCAGTCGCAGGCGATCGTGCTGGAGAACATCCGCACGCAGCTCTCCAACCGGTGGAGTCAGATCGTGGCGGAGCTGCGGTCCTACGGAGACCATGAGCTGGGGTCCTTCTTGGAGGAGTCAGGCGTCGAGCTCTCAGACATCCTGCGCCGCGGTGCCCACTCCTGGACCAAGCTTCGCCGCGACGCTGGGATGCCAAACCGCGGCGGTTCACCTCTAGAGGACAAGCTGCTCAAGCGGATTCGGGCTTTCGCTCACGTCGACGACAAGGACCGAGCCGAGTCCTACCGTCGGCTGCTCTCAGACGACGCTCCGCCCTTCCACGAGTTGTCCCCGGCGGAGCAGAGGATGGCACGCATGCTCTTCTTCTCGGTGTGGCCAGACGGGGGCGGTCATGCCTCCTACGCCGCCGGGATGGACGCGCTTCGAGCGGAGGAGGCGACAAGGGATGAGTTGCGCAGTGTCGTCGACCTGTCCTTCGATGCGGCCCGTCACCGGACCCCGGCGCTTGCAGGTGCTCTGAGCGGTATCCCATTGCGTGTGCACGCGAGGTATCAGCGCGAGGAGGTACTGGCGGCGCTGGGCTACGCCTCTTTGGAGAGGAAGCCGAACTCTTTCCGTGAGGGAGTGCTGTATGCCGCCGACGCGAACGTCGACGCCTTCTTCGTGACGCTCAAGAAGTCGGAGGCTGACTATTCGCCGACGACGATGTACCGCGACTACCCGATCAGTCCCACTCTGTTCCACTGGGAGTCGCAGTCCACCACCTCGGTCGACTCGAAGACCGGCCGGCGTTACATCGAGGGCGCCAGCAACGTCCTCATCTTTGCCCGCGAGGAGCAGAAGGACGAGTTTGGGACCAGCCCGTACCTGTTCCTCGGCCCAGCGCACTACCGCAGCCACACCGGCGATCGGCCCATTGCGATCACCTGGGAGCTCGAGCACCCGCTGCCAGCTGACTTCTTCGCCGCCGCAACCGTCGTCGCCGGCTGA
- a CDS encoding DUF6884 domain-containing protein → MGTISFTLTGRRFELSDTDVRKRLANHHPDKIYQYWVDIDGTRWPVKQVLALATGLAKSEFQSQSAQHLLVKLGFSVGKGEAGSLIPAGPARPAGTPFTSPSRPAVPSAADVVLIGCVKSKQTCGGPAKELYTSPYFAKMRAYAESTGKPWYILSAEHGLVAPDEWLEPYDCYLAKTGPAYQARWGQKVAQQLEQAVGPLRGRILDIHAGSTYVKAVDAAVSPKGAVIVDQLKGMTIGQRLSWYLHKKIAPTDNVAEIVVQLSDRSGARALDDVLETAGSGLRSPGMYSWWVDDAGAKDLSAGLEHEIAPGLIYAGLAGATRKSGAISSNTLWGRISTMHLGKNNEFSTLRRSIGSVLAHAYGQPTIDEARLTFWMHAHLRVVLIPVANAHTLNALETDILRELDPPLNLAKVPRTPLRQRLSALRKQYAR, encoded by the coding sequence GTGGGCACGATCTCGTTCACCCTCACGGGTCGGCGGTTCGAGTTGTCGGACACCGATGTGCGAAAGCGTCTCGCGAACCATCATCCTGACAAGATCTACCAGTACTGGGTCGACATCGACGGGACACGGTGGCCCGTCAAGCAGGTGTTGGCGCTGGCCACCGGCCTGGCCAAGAGTGAGTTCCAGTCGCAAAGCGCCCAACACTTGCTAGTGAAGCTGGGTTTCAGCGTGGGCAAGGGTGAAGCCGGCTCCCTCATACCGGCTGGCCCGGCACGGCCCGCAGGGACACCCTTCACATCTCCGAGCCGGCCTGCGGTACCTTCGGCAGCCGACGTCGTGCTGATCGGCTGCGTGAAGAGCAAGCAAACATGCGGGGGACCGGCGAAAGAGCTCTACACTTCGCCCTACTTCGCGAAGATGCGCGCCTACGCCGAGAGCACTGGTAAGCCGTGGTACATCCTCTCTGCTGAACACGGCCTGGTTGCTCCCGACGAATGGCTCGAGCCGTACGATTGCTACCTCGCTAAGACGGGCCCCGCCTACCAGGCGCGCTGGGGCCAGAAAGTGGCGCAGCAGCTGGAGCAGGCCGTCGGCCCGCTTCGGGGCCGCATCCTTGATATCCATGCCGGATCGACCTACGTCAAGGCCGTCGACGCGGCTGTCAGCCCAAAGGGCGCCGTCATCGTCGACCAGCTCAAGGGGATGACGATTGGCCAGCGCCTCTCGTGGTACCTCCATAAGAAGATTGCCCCCACCGACAACGTGGCTGAGATCGTCGTGCAACTCTCAGACCGCTCAGGGGCGAGGGCGCTCGACGACGTCCTGGAGACGGCTGGAAGTGGCCTGCGATCTCCTGGAATGTACAGCTGGTGGGTCGACGACGCCGGAGCAAAGGACCTGTCCGCGGGGCTTGAGCACGAGATCGCTCCTGGCCTCATCTACGCCGGACTCGCCGGGGCGACTCGCAAGAGCGGCGCGATCTCGTCAAACACCCTCTGGGGCCGCATCTCCACCATGCACTTGGGCAAGAACAACGAGTTCTCTACCCTTCGTCGGAGCATCGGCTCCGTGCTGGCGCACGCCTACGGGCAGCCGACCATCGACGAAGCACGACTCACCTTCTGGATGCATGCCCACCTGCGCGTCGTGCTCATCCCTGTGGCGAACGCGCACACGCTGAATGCCCTTGAGACGGACATCCTCCGCGAGCTGGACCCACCGTTGAACCTCGCCAAGGTCCCTCGGACACCGCTCCGACAGCGGCTCTCTGCCCTGCGAAAGCAATACGCACGCTGA
- a CDS encoding TetR/AcrR family transcriptional regulator produces the protein MLGEPNSVRQAERRAETRREILDAAWDIAREKGLAAITLRDVAARVGMRAPSLYTHVDSKHAIYDAMFGQAWAECLRVCEAALVRAPGDVRGDLRLGARTFFDFAVADLPRHQLMNLRTIPGFEPTPEAYAPAVAVMDLTRDLFARHGVTAPEDLDLYVAVVGGLVDSQHANDPGGTRWGRLLERAVDMFLDNLDLRGTAAAGTSRKDTS, from the coding sequence GTGTTAGGCGAGCCGAACAGCGTTAGGCAGGCGGAGCGTCGCGCGGAGACCCGGCGGGAGATCCTCGACGCCGCGTGGGACATCGCGCGCGAGAAGGGGCTCGCGGCGATCACGCTACGGGACGTGGCGGCGCGGGTGGGCATGCGGGCGCCGTCGCTCTACACGCATGTCGATTCCAAGCACGCGATCTACGACGCGATGTTCGGGCAGGCGTGGGCGGAGTGCCTCCGGGTCTGCGAGGCCGCTCTCGTAAGGGCTCCGGGCGACGTCCGCGGCGACCTGCGCCTCGGCGCCCGCACCTTCTTCGACTTCGCGGTCGCCGACCTGCCGCGCCACCAGCTGATGAACCTGCGCACCATCCCGGGCTTCGAGCCCACCCCGGAGGCCTACGCCCCGGCGGTGGCGGTCATGGACCTGACGCGTGACCTCTTCGCCCGCCACGGCGTCACCGCGCCGGAGGACCTGGACCTGTATGTGGCGGTGGTGGGCGGACTGGTGGACAGCCAGCACGCCAACGACCCCGGGGGCACGCGCTGGGGGCGCCTGCTGGAGCGGGCCGTGGACATGTTCCTCGACAACCTCGACCTGCGCGGGACGGCCGCGGCAGGCACCTCCCGGAAGGACACGTCATGA
- a CDS encoding maleylpyruvate isomerase family mycothiol-dependent enzyme encodes MSAPPTTRPTGKASARRPAVDRHTAERLASTEYARVADLLGRLTHEQWAAPTDCPGWDVRAMAGHVLGMMQMVASKRELVRQQLTSTRHAKRDKGLMIDALTALQVRQNADLTTDELVAEIRRLTPRAVTGRIRLPELLRRQTMNDEEDGWWTFAYLMDVILTRDPFMHRVDISRAAGEPLELTAEHDGVLVDDVAREWAGRHGAPFVLELTGPAGGRWQEGEGGEELSLDAVEFCRVLSGRAPGEGLLATRVPF; translated from the coding sequence ATGAGCGCACCACCCACCACCCGGCCCACCGGCAAGGCGAGCGCGCGGCGCCCGGCCGTCGACCGGCATACCGCCGAGCGCCTCGCGAGCACGGAGTATGCCCGCGTGGCCGACCTCCTGGGCCGACTCACCCACGAGCAGTGGGCGGCGCCCACGGACTGCCCGGGCTGGGACGTGCGGGCGATGGCCGGGCACGTGCTCGGCATGATGCAGATGGTGGCCAGCAAGCGGGAGCTGGTGCGCCAGCAGCTCACCTCCACCCGGCACGCCAAGCGCGACAAGGGGCTGATGATCGACGCCCTCACCGCCCTGCAGGTGCGGCAGAACGCCGACCTCACCACCGACGAGCTCGTCGCCGAGATCCGCCGCCTGACGCCTCGCGCCGTCACGGGCCGCATCCGGCTCCCCGAGCTGCTGCGCCGGCAGACCATGAACGACGAGGAGGACGGGTGGTGGACCTTCGCCTACCTCATGGACGTCATCCTCACCCGTGACCCGTTCATGCACCGCGTCGACATCTCGCGGGCCGCCGGCGAGCCGCTGGAGCTGACCGCCGAGCACGACGGCGTCCTGGTCGACGACGTCGCGCGGGAGTGGGCCGGCCGGCACGGCGCTCCCTTCGTGCTCGAGCTGACCGGCCCCGCCGGCGGGCGGTGGCAGGAGGGCGAGGGCGGCGAGGAGCTCAGCCTGGACGCCGTCGAGTTCTGCCGCGTCCTCAGCGGGCGGGCGCCAGGGGAGGGGCTGCTCGCCACCCGCGTGCCGTTCTGA
- the nrdR gene encoding transcriptional regulator NrdR, whose translation MHCPFCRHTDSRVVDSRVQEEGTVIRRRRQCPECGRRFGTVETATLSVIKRSGATEPFSRDKVISGARKACQGRPVTDDQLQLLAQQVEESIRSLGQAEVDAHEVGLAILEPLRCLDEVAYLRFASVYQAFDSLDDFEAAITLLRTERDAAAAAPPGGMA comes from the coding sequence ATGCACTGCCCGTTCTGTCGTCATACGGACTCCAGGGTCGTCGACAGCCGCGTCCAGGAGGAGGGCACCGTCATCCGGCGGCGCCGCCAGTGCCCGGAGTGCGGGCGCCGGTTCGGCACCGTCGAGACGGCCACCCTCTCGGTCATCAAGCGCTCCGGGGCCACGGAGCCGTTCAGCCGGGACAAGGTGATCTCGGGGGCCCGCAAGGCGTGCCAGGGGCGGCCGGTCACCGACGACCAGCTGCAGCTGCTCGCCCAGCAGGTCGAGGAGTCGATCCGCTCGCTCGGGCAGGCCGAGGTGGACGCGCACGAGGTGGGCCTGGCGATCCTGGAGCCGCTGCGCTGCCTCGACGAGGTCGCCTACCTGCGGTTCGCCTCCGTCTACCAGGCCTTCGACTCCCTCGACGACTTCGAGGCGGCCATCACGCTGCTGCGCACCGAGCGTGACGCTGCGGCCGCCGCCCCACCAGGGGGTATGGCGTAG